The Piliocolobus tephrosceles isolate RC106 chromosome 10, ASM277652v3, whole genome shotgun sequence nucleotide sequence tcactggccatcagagaaatgcaaatcaaaaccacaatgagataccatctcacaccagttagaatggcgatcattaaaaagtcaggaaacaacaggtgctggagaggatgtggagaaatagaaacgcttttacactgttggtgggagtgtaaactagttcgaccattgtggaagacagtgtggtgattcttcaaggatctagaactagaaataccatttgacccaatgatcccattactggctgtatacccaaaggattataaatcatgctactataaagacacatgcacacatatgtttattgcggcactattcacaatagcaaagacttggaaccaacacaaatgtccataaTGATAGACtaggttaagaaaatgtggcacatatacaccatggaatactatgcagccttaaaaaaggatgagttcacgacCTTTGTAGTGACacggatgaagctgaaaaccatcattctgagcaaactatcacaagaacagaaaaccaaacaccacatgttctcactcataggtgggaattgaacaatgagaacccttggacacatggtggggaacattacacaccggggcctgttgtgggctggggggatggggagggatagcattagaaatacctaatgtaaatgatgagttaatgggtgtagcaaaccaacatggcacatgtatacatatgtaacaaagctgctcATTGtacacaggtaccctagaacttacagtatatatatatatatatatatatgccctcCTGAGTGTGCCATCTGTTTTCTGCCTGGACCTCTCCACTGATACACCACTTCCTATATGAACTGTGATGAATACCTTTTCctcattccccttcctgtgtgtTAGGCCGTGTTCTGGGGGCTGGTGGGGAAGCAGAGACTCCAAAGGGAGGAAGTGACATGGACTATTTAGGGTAGACCTGCTCCTGCATTGAGGACACAGGCATACGTTGATCTCCAAGGGTCATTCTATCCTGGCTGCTGTGCTCGACATGGCTCGTCTTCTCTGCGAAGCCCTGTGGCCTGCACAAGCTCTGCCACACTCCTCTGATGCCTCTGATCTTCCACTTTGGCCATCGGGGAGGTGTACAGACAAAGCAAtagagtgaaattttaaaaaatgtgaattctGTTTCTTTAACATACATACAGCATGTAGTACATGCCAAGCACTATTCTCAGAGCTTTATCCattttaatctcatttaatcctcctaacaaCCCAATAAGATAAAGTACTATTAATACTCTTACTTTCTAGATAAGCAGACTAAGTCTAAGGCAGTTTAAGATGCTGGCCTATGATGgcacagctagtgagtggcagagctggatttCAACGTGGGCTTCCTAGCTTCAAAGTCTGTGCTGTCAACCACAACTCCTTGCTGGAATactaaattccattttaaaataaatatgaggcCTCTGTAATGTTAAGTTTCTCTAGTTTTAACCAACTGGTACCTGTATTCGTTAGGGTTCTCCAGTGAAATAGTACTAATtggatatgtgtgtatttgtgtatatatatgtatttatatatagtgtgaatatagacacacagacacacacatatatatagagagattgaggcagagagagagagacagagagagagaaagagagagaggttgatttatgttaaaaaattggttcatgtgattatggaggatGGCAAGTCCAAAAGCTGTAGTTCAGGTCTGAAGGGTGCCAGGCTGAAGACCCAGGAAATAGCTGATGTTGTGGTTCAAGTCTGAAGGCCACCTTCTGGTAGAAGTTTTTCTTGCTCAGGGGAGGTCcatcttttgttctattcaggcctcaactgactggatgaggcccacctTCCATTATGAAGGGCAATCTGCCTTACTCAAGgtctaccaatttaaatgttaatctcatccaagaACACCCTCACAAAAAcatcagaataatgtttgaccacatATCTGGGCATTGTGGCCCAGcaaagttgacatataaaattaactagGACAGTACCCTTCAGCATTTTGATCTTGGAAGATTTAGTGCACACCAACTGGgcccagagaaaaaaaaagacattttgtgtGCATCTTCGGAAAGCTTTTTCCAGATCTTAAggggaaggattttttttaatctctagtTTCACAGGAGTAAGGGGTAAGCTCCAGGAAGCTGTGGAACGGTCCACAAAGACCAATAAGCGGGCCCTCTTTCTGCCTGTGGTCTAAGCAAAAAGGATTCTCATGGCTCCCATGGGGTCTAGCTACCTCATCCGGCAATGTCCAGAAAAGGACTTGGGGTCAAAGGCCAGGGCTAAGGGTTGCAAATTTCAATGCCTACAGGAATCAACCAGGTACCATTAATGAGCCAGGCAGTCCAGGTACAAGGCAAACAGCAGCATGTGTGCGATGATAAATAGTAATTGTCCTTCCCTTTCAGGTGTTGGAAATCAGGAGGAAGTGGTTGAGTTGGAGCAAACTGGAGTGTGCCTGCTCTTTGTAAAGTGGTCAGCTCCCTCTGCCTTGAGCTGATGGCTGCCAGACATTCAGTTCTTCAAGGAAAATTGGAAATCTGGATTCTCTTGTAAAACTCctgattttcttattatttctgaacatttcatttaatagttttactttgtagtattttaaaattaattaatttaaaaattgacaaatgaaaattgtatatatttatcacatataatgtgatgttttgaaatatgtgtgcATTGTGGAAcagctaaatcaagctaattaacatatgcattacttactttttgttttgaaataacttCAGACTTACAGAGGATttgtaaaaatagtacaaagaatttTCACATCATCTTTCTAGATCCACTGGGGActtgagctcccaaatgtcaacATTTAATTGTGCTTGTTTTATCATGCTCTACCTTTGTTTCTGTCTCTGCTTTTTCCTTAACATTTTGAGAActggatttgaatttttaatatacataacaGAAGACCCCTTTAGAAATGGCTGtccttgatcttttttttttttttttttttttgagatggagtcttgctctctcacccaggctagagtgcaatggagagatctcagctcactacaacctccgcctcccaggttcaagcgattctcctgccttggcctcctgagtagctggaattacaggcacacaccaccatgcccggctgattctttttgtatttttagtagagatggggtttcaccatgttggctaggctggtatcgaactcctgagctcaggcaatctacccacctcggcctcctagagtgctgggattataggcatgagccactgtgcacggcccCTTGATCATCGTTATGATGACAAATCCTGATGCTTGTGCGTTTATTTTTAGCAACAATATTTTCTTGAATAGGCAGGACTTGGTggagtttgtttttcttcaaacagTGCTCCCAAATACGGATAGTCCCCGACTTAACAACGTTTTGACTTTACGTAAGTGAGAAAACAATACACATTCAGGAGACATACTTCTAGTACCCATAAAAGCATTCTGTTTTCCACTGTCATTACGgttttcaataaattacatgagctaTTCAACACTATTagaaaataggctttgtgttagatgattttgcccagtTTTAGGtgaatgtaagtgttctgagcacgtgTAAGGTAGGCAagactaagctatgatgttcagtagattaggtatattaaatgtacttttaacttatattttcaacttatgatggattTATCAGGCTGTAACCCCATCCTAAATTGAGGGGCATCTTATATGTGTTGTTACATTTcccttttccatttattcatgacAGATTTAGAGAATTCCATGTGTTCTAGTTGCTTGTGGTTGTTGAGAGTCCATCCAGTTTAAAATCTTacctccctttcctctccccagCATATGCTTCACTGGAGAGACATGAAAAGGGGTGGGGTCTGGTTCTGGATCTCAGGGGAGGTGGGACGGGGCAGACAGAGATCTTCGAAGGTCACTGATCACAGTCAATGAGGGAGAAATCCTGATCTCCTGGCTTGGTCTCCATTCTTCCCCTCTGGAGGCCTCCACTGATACAGGGTGTGGTGGTCACCAGAGAGATGGTGGTTAGCTTCACCCCAGCCCTGCCATTCCTGTGGAACCCCTCAAAGAGTGACAGTTCCCTTAGGCCAGTGGCCCACACTCTCAACCCTCTCACCAGGTGCTGCCTCCTCCCATTCAGCCTGGAAGCCCCCTGTACAGCTTCTTGGCTTTCGGTCCTTCTTCTAAATGTACTCATGAGAGCAATGGGAATCCTAAGTTCTCTTCCTTGCTCTTCAGTGGCCTCAGGAGCCTGGGATGAGAGTGTCTTCTTGCATCTCTTCCATGAGCTACCATGAAAAACTTCTTGCTTCTAGAAATGTCAGATGATAAACAGGTACCCGCCTTTTTGTTCACTTTTCCCTGTGGCAGAAGTTGCTGCAGGGATACAAACATTCATTCTGATCATCTTACTGCTAGGCATTTCCAGTCCTTGCAGTTAGGTGTGGCCACTGGGAGTGGGTTCTTGTATTACTTGCTAGTATAGCTCATACAAACCTCCAAGCAATCTGTTCCATGCTCCTTCCCCCTTTCTGTAGTTGGAATGGTGATAAAGATAACAGAATGATCTTGAAGCTAGATATTGAAGATGGCAGGGTTGCTGACACCCTGGAATCCTTAAATGACTCTGTGGAGAAGACAGACTATTGCTTCTTGCCCCCAAATCTGGAGCAAACCACCTTGACTTGTGTATGTTTGTGCAATTATATCTTGGATTATTGTTTATAGTAGATTAGCCTTCCCTAATTAATATAATCTTGATACCTGGGGACACGACTTTCTCAAGAGCTGTCCTACCGTGCAGTCTGGGCAGCTTCAGGTCAGTCTAGAGGGTGCATTCAGCTGGGGGTGAGTGGTTGGTGGGGGAGATGCCTGTCTCCTCCTGGACTGGAACCTTCAATCTAGGAGTGATTTCCACAGCCCTTCACTTGACTTGAAGGATAGAAGAAgcatctccctcccttcctccatggAGATGTTCAAGAAAAATCTCTTTGCCATGAGCACTGCATTCCTCACAGAGCCAGTGATTCTGATGATTCCACTTTTCTCCTTCTCCACAGGGCAGAGAATGATAGTCCTGTGGTTGATTGGGATTGGGCTGGCTTTTCTAGCTCTAAGGAAGTCCCAGGGTGGTGGGCAGGCTCCAGATATCAGAAGTTCTCCATGAAATGTGGGGTATTTGGGGTCTATGATTCTAGCTGTGGGTCCTAGAGTCAAATTCAAGGCAATGGGAAAAGTCCCACTCAACACTGATGCATAGTAAAACGGCATTGGGCAGGCAGAGTGAGGGATAAGGAGGCAACCAGTTTGGGACTTGAGGCTTAGACCTTATGGGTGAGGAGCTGGGCATGAATCAAAGAACTTGCTGGAACTATGCTTTCTGGGAAGGCTGGGTCTGGAAGCTGTGTTTCGGGAGGAAGGGCCAGTGTGCCAAATGAAGCCTCATAGGGTGCTCCTCCAACCTCTTGGGCTCCTGGCCAGGTTTCTTACCCCATCCCTTCTTAAGGAAAACATACACATACTCCAAGTATTATAGATGCTTTCAGTTTAAtagctgtttttaattttttttttttttttaggttttgggCTGAAGACTTAAAGCCTGCTGCTCCTGGGCATCATTTCTCAGCCTCTCCTTACAGCTATAGTACTGAGTCAAGGACGTCTTTAACGTCATGGACGGCTCCTAGGACAGCCATAGAAAAAACGGGGTAAAGGggtaggaagaaaaaaggaagggaaagagagccAGGGAattggggaaggagagggaggtggagggggagggagaaagaaggggagggggagggaaggagagggggagggacagagggagggaagcaggagggggaggtggaaggagggaaatggggagggggagggagaggaaggggaggggtagggaggggaagggggagcgGAAGGGGTGGGGAAGAGAATATTAATAAGGATTCCAAGGCTCCAGGCACCAGCTCCACCCCTTCCATTCCTCCTCAACTCTGTCTTTTGCTTTCCAAACTCACTGAGGCCTGGAGGGGCTTACACAGAAGTCAGAGGGATGGAGGTTAGATTCACTGGAGCCCCAAAGACCTACCCTCTTCCCCACCTTGGCAGGGGCAGGGAGCAAGagcaataaaacaaaagcaagttaGACCCCAGGGAGTGTCAATATCAGACAAGAATGGTAATTTCAGTATGGATGAGGAATTGGTGACATTTGAAAGCACAAAGTGAGGGGTCTTCAATGGGGGGCGGGGCTGTGGCAGTTTCAGATCTCATGCAAGGGGTGGAGACCAAGGCTGGTCCTGAGGGAGGAGTGGGGACATACTCACCTTTACCCACACTTTCTAGATCTTCAACTGCATCTTTTCCTAGGGTTCCGAGTCCCCCCAGAGTGTGTTTTGCTCCCTCTAGGCCTTTTTCTAGAGTGGATTCAGAAAAGAAGCGGtcatagaagcagaaaaactACTTCCTTTGTGGGAGAGCTCCTCTGCTTCCTAGGCACCATGGGCACCCCTAAGGTGAAGTGGTTTTGCTGAGGGAACTAATTTCTCTGTCATGGGAAGGTCGGTAGGCCAGTATTAGCTGCACAACCTATGGCCCAGAAACCCTGTGTATAGAAGCAAGTGTGCACCCCCAACCCCTCCCTAGGAATATGGGTGTAGCTGTGTCCCTGTGCTTGTGCCTGTGAGTGCAGACTGGCCCCCAGATATCTTGCTGTTTCATGCATCAGAATTCTATACCAGGCATTGGCAAAGAGACTTACCCAGAAGGCTGGCTCTCTGCTTCCTTGGCTTTGGTGCCTGTCGGGCTAACCCTGGGTCTTCACCTGCATTTTCCTTTTGAGCTGCTGATGCCTCATGGGAAGCTGCAAGGGTGACGGAGTGAGAGGAATAATAACTACCTCCACTCTTTCCACCCTGGTGGGGGAGCAGGTGGTGCTTTTACCCCCTCAAGGTCTGGCTTGAGGATAGCTCCCTCTCTCCCAATTCCTCTAGAGCTTGACTTTCATAATGTGTTAGGTTTTTTAGCACCCCTCAAGCTTTTTCCTGCTGCCTCCAAGACTTTTCCTGCTCCTCCAGGGCCTTTTTCTAGAGTAGACTATGGTTCAGGGAAAAGTAAAGTCATGTTGGCAGAAAGATCACCTTAAAGAGACTCCCCCTAGTTTTCATTCCTTATACCAGCCACCTAGTGTGCGGAGGTTTTGCAGAGGGCACTAGCTTCTCTCTTCTAGGCAGGTTGGTGGATCAGCACAGAAATTTGGCAGTCTCTGAAGGGGACTTCTGCATCTATAAACAATCCATTTGTTTATCTGGAGAATCAAAACTTCTTATCGCACTGGTGCAAAATGTAGCAGGGGCGTCTGAGAAGAGACCAAGGTGCCTGGTGTTCTCTCTGGGCTGTATGTGAGAAGGCAGGGAGGGCAGGTGTGTGCTGTGGTTGGGGCTCACAGTGCGGTGAAGATGTGCAGAAATACAGTTTATCTTTCTGCCATTAATTATCCAGAGTGTGTACATGGCTGGGGAAGTAGAAATGAATGAGAATTAGATCCCTCTCTCAGGGGCTTATAGTCTAGGAAAAGAGACAGAACTGCTATATACCGGAAGCCCAGAAGAGGGAGGGATGAAAGGAGAGACTGGGACAAAGGCACTACATCCACCAGGCAGGGAGGGCTTCAGAGAGCAGCTGGGACTTGAAGCTTGTTAGAGCATGGACAGGTAGGGGTTGAAAAGGCGCCTGGGAAGAGGAATGTTGGGTAGTAGAAAGTTACTCATGTTGACCGATGAAACAAATGTATAACATTCAATGTGGAGAATGCAAGCAGTGGAGCCTAGGGAAATTACGTTTGAAAAGTACCCTGGATCTAGGTCATGGATTCCCTGAATGTCAGGCTAGGAGGCGAAAGCTTCGTGATGGGAAATGGGAACCACATGAAAGGTTTTTGAATTGAAATTGTTGGTGAGGGTGGGGTAGATGTAAACCTCTGAACCCATCTAATGTGAAGTTCCTCCTCTTGCTCAAgaaaagttttcctttcttttccattttttcttactCCACTTCTACTTCCAGACAGGGCTACCCTTTCCCCCATGCTCTGTCCTCCAGTGCATGAGTCTCTCAGGAAGTCTCCCTTCTCCATGTCTCCTAAAGGTTGGCCTCCCAACTTTCCTTCCCCTGGACCCCTCTTCTGCTTCTCTGACTTCCTCCGCTCATATCCCCAGTCATTAACTCTCCCACCCaggactggggcaggaggaagaggaaagactCACGGTTCCCCGATCCTGGGGCAGAGGCAGCCTGTGGGTCATCTGCAAAGGAGGGAACAGTGACCATGTCAAGTAGGGTACGGTTGCAGGAGCTATATCCAGCCAGGTCTGCCTAGAGTTCCCAGGCCTCTAATCTCAGGAGTGTGGCAGTGGCCAGACAGGAGAGAAATCTCTGCTACACAAGGGGCCGATTAGAAATGCTTTttggtgggccgggcgcggtggctcaagcctgtaatcccagcacttcgggaggctgagacgggtggatcacaaggtcaggagatcgagaccatcctggctaacacggtgaaaccctgtctctactaaaaaatacaaaaaaaatagccgggtgcctgtagtcccagctactctggaggctgagccaggagaacggcgtgaacccgggaggtagagcttgcagtgagctgagatccggccactgcactccagcctgggcgacagagccagactccgtctcaaaaaaaaaaaaaaaaaaaaaaNNNNNNNNNNNNNNNNNNNNNNNNNNNNNNNNNNNNNNNNNNNNNNNNNNNNNNNNNNNNNNNNNNNNNNNNNNNNNNNNNNNNNNNNNNNNNNNNNNNNNNNNNNNNNNNNNNNNNNNNNNNNNNNNNNNNNNNNNNNNNNNNNNNNNNNNNNNNNNNNNNNNNNNNNNNNNNNNNNNNNNNNNNNNNNNNNNNNNNNNNNNNNNNNNNNNNNNNNNNNNNNNNNNNNNNNNNNNNNNNNNNNNNNNNNNNNNNNNNNNNNNNNNNNNNNNNNNNNNNNNNNNNNNNNNNNNNNNNNNNNNNNNNNNNNNNNNNNNNNNNNNNNNNNNNNNNNNNNNNNNNNNNNNNNNNNNNNNNNNNNNNNNNNNNNNNNNNNNNNNNNNNNNNNNNNNNNNNNNNNttttttttttttttttttttttttgagacagagtctcgctctgtcgcccaggctggagtgcagtggccggatctcagctcactgcaagctctgcctccagggtttacaccattctcctgcctcagcctccggagtagctgggactacaggtgcccgccacatcgcccggctagttttttgtattttttagtaaagacagggtttcaccatgttagccaggatggtctcgatctcctgacctcgtgatccgcccgtctcggcctcccaaagtgctgggattacagacttgagccaccgtgcccggcctcttctaTGTCTTAGATGTCCAAGTTATGAAGCCGTCCAAGGGCATGACCATGAGGGCATGATCACAGCACCTGCCCTAGTGACAGGGCAGGACTTGCTCTGATTGTCACCTGATAGAAGGACCTCAGAAGGACCTTCcctccatttctttattcttCCAACAGCATGAATGAAGCACGCATTATGCACTAGACATGGTGTTAGAGGCTGGAGATACAGCTGTGGGAAGACAGACAGAGTTTGCTCGGAGAAGCTGACAGTCAATGGGGGATTTGGATGAATTAACATAATTACACAAACAATTATTTAGTTACAGTTGTGATAGTGCTAGGAAGGAAAAATACaggaggcaagaaaatgaaaaacagggaCCAAAATGATTCCGGGGTTTCAGCAAGGCAGCTGTGAGGAAATACATGGACAGAGAGAGCTAGCGGGGCAGACACTTGGAAACTGAGTAGGAGTGAGGTTGACATGGGTGGGTGAAATAATGGGCAGGGGAAAAGACAAGAGGATGCGCAAAAGTCTTGGCAGTGGGAAATGGCTTGGTTCATTGAGGGGAAAAAGAATGCCAGAGTGGGCCAATCACAGACTGAGAGGAGAGGCAGTGCAGAGCCAGGCTGGGGCTACAGGGCGCCTGGCTTCCTCTGACCACAGGGTCCCTGTGTGGAGAACCCAGTGGGAGGCAGACTTGGGTGAACTGCCTCTggtgaggaggggaaggggaaatgaAGGCAGGGCCCAGTCTTCTGGGGACTATATGGTTGGGTGTTGGGGAAGAGCCATACTCACAGGCACAGACCAGGGCTCCTGCCAGAGCTGCCAGGAAGAGGAGAGTCATGAACCTCATGCTTCTGTGTGCTAGGGCGGGTATGCCACCAAATCCTTGGAGATCTTGGGATCTAAGGTGTCGAGactgcctctctgggcctcttttAAGCATGACAGGGACCAATGGGAGCCAGTCTTTCAGTGGTgtgttctcctcctcctcttctcccacctcagagccACCTGTTAAGTCAACAAGGGCTGGCTGGGGCTGGCTGGTGCCCGCCTTCCCTGCAGGTAGGTCCTGGACAGCAGCTCTAGAGTTGGCACTGTCCTGACTTGCATCCTTTGCCTGCCTCTCCCCTTCCCATCTTGCTTGTCCCAGGGCTCCCATCTCTGATCGCATCTGGGGTGCTGGGGGAGACTGTGAGAGGTTTCTAGAGAGGGCCCTGGCCCTGTGCTCAGAAGGCTCTCCTTCCACCTGGAAACAGAAGGGGGCCCCAAGATGTCAGATCCAGCCTCCTTAGGAGAGAGTGGGGGTGGCTGAGGCTTCCCTTGAGTGGGTTAAGCCTATCCCAGGAGGCTACCCTCACAGCATTTGGGGACTGCTCTTGACTAAGGTCCAGAGAGGCTGCTGTCCTCTCTAGGGGTCTCCATATGGTCACCAGAGCTTTCCAGCCTCAGTAGACCCTGACCAAGGTGTCTTCATTCCCAGCTAATGATCCTCTACCCAAGAAAATTCTCCTGGTAAGTTAACCAGAATATGAAGTCAGTTCCCAGTTTGCCCTTCAGATGGGGGAGGGAGGCCAGTGGTGTGGATAATTCAGAGAAGTGGAGAATCCAAAGGTGCTTCTTTGTGCCTCAGAATCTCTTCCTGCGGACTTGTGTTTGCAGAAACAGTCCTGGAGATAATGGGTTTATGACTCGACTTTGttgtttactagctgtgtggccttcagAGAGGCAATTTACCTGCCCaacttcaattatttttctttcttcttttattttatggtAATATTTAAGGtgtaacatgatgttttgatatacacgTATTTTGTGAAATGGTTACTGTGGTCATGCAAATGAACACATCCATGATTTCACATAATTAgccttttgtctctctctctctctctctgtgtgtgtgtgtgtgtgtgtgtgtggtaagagtACCCAAAATCTGCTCTTCCAGCAAAAATCCCAAATTCAGTACGGTATTACTGACTCCAATTCTCGTGTTCCACTTCAGCTGTTTTGCATTTGATGGTGAGAAATGATCATTCTTATCCTACAGGTTTCGTGTGAGGAATACATGTGTCAAAACTGGTCAACTCCCTCCTCCATCTATTCCAGACCCAAGCTGGGGAGCTGAGGATAACTTGGAATCTTAGTTTCTGCTCCTGCCAAAGCCAGTTACTTCCTTGAGATGTCTTTTCTCCATGGAGTGGAATCTGCCCTTGCCCTGTTCCTGGGAACTTGGTGAAAATGGACTGAGATTTGTTTCCTGAGGTGCTTTGtctgtgccaggcaccgtgcTGGGCCCAGACAGATAGAGATAAGCAGACTGTGTCTTGCCTTCAGGGGATACACAGTAGGCAAGGATCTCAGACAGATGAAGGGACAATCGATGGTAGCAGGGGACTCTGTCCTGGGAGAGAAAGCATGCTTTTCCTAGCCTATGAGACTGAAGCAAAGTTGTGCTCCACCAGTTAAAGGCTGAATGATTTTGGCATGTCACATAATCTCTCTGACTCTCGTCTCCACAGTGTGACCCAGGGTACTTGTGAAATTCAAACAGGAATAGCTCAGATCCACTTTCTGGGTCAACTTTCTGGGGCTCTTCCCTGTGCTCTGGATGTCTACTTCTCACCTCCCTGGGAACTCAGTCCATCCGAGCTCCCACCATCTCTCCTGTTTTGTGGTTCATTGTGAGCCTCTCTTGGCTTTTTTCCTTCAACATATAGACatcttaaaaataagcaaaatgttcCCTTTATACTCTCCCTGTCTAGCTTCTTTCCAATTATTCTGCAACCAAGCTTTTGAaaacaactccttttttttttggcctcaaCATCCATGTTTTGCTTTATGTTCTTATCACCCTGTAGTGTTTCCACCACTATCCCTGGAAATGAGATATGTCCTTGCCAAGGTACTCAGATACAGTTGCCACTTTTTGGCCTTTATCTTATCTGATCTCAGTGGGCTCTGATACTGTTAGAGCCACTCAGCTTTTGAGGTGCTggggttttctttctctctcttctttttttgaccTCCCTTCAGTCCCACTTTGACTCACCTTGCCTGCCCCTTAGATATTCTTCAGTATTCTATTCTTAGccttcttcttctctcctcttaCACACTCTCCTGTGTGACTCATTCTTGGAGTCACACTTCTGACTCCAACATCTTCTTTCCAGCCCAGACCCCTCTCCTGAACACCAATGGATGGGCAGTAACAGGATGGACCAAACACTGATGAACCCTAGGGGTTGAAACTGGCCCCACTTACCTTCCCCACATCTCCGCCAtcacctgctcctcctcctgcacCATTTTCCATTCTGATTAACAGTACTGACATTCACCCAGTTATCTAAATAGAGATCTGagagtaattttacatttttccttctcGTGGCCCCCTATGTACAAGGACACTGGCGTCTATCAAGTGCTGCCTCTTCGTCAATCCCAGGGCTCTGGCTCAGAAACCTCTGTCTGGATCCTTCCCATTTTTTATATCCACTGAAGAAACAGCTTCACAAATGGTTTTCCCTCTGACAGTCTCAAGTTCTATCTCCCAGCTGTCTAAGTGATTTCTAGTAGACAGACTATGTGCAGAGCGCACACTGTCTTTCATGAGCTGACTTCTGTCTGTCCCTTCAGTTTCAACCCTTCTCACTCCCTCATCAAGACTCTGCCTCAGTCACATtaaatttctttcagtttcttgcatagatttaattttttcttgcgTCTGCCTCTTCACGTATTTTCCTCCGTGTATTGTCTTTAATGCCCTCCTACGATTAGATGACAGAGCTTTTTCCTATTCATCCTTTAAGATTCAGATC carries:
- the DCD gene encoding dermcidin translates to MLKRGPERQSRHLRSQDLQGFGGIPALAHRSMRFMTLLFLAALAGALVCAYDPQAASAPGSGNPSHEASAAQKENAGEDPGLARQAPKPRKQRASLLEKGLEGAKHTLGGLGTLGKDAVEDLESVGKGAVHDVKDVLDSVL